In [Chlorobium] sp. 445, one DNA window encodes the following:
- a CDS encoding isocitrate dehydrogenase (NADP(+)) (Converts isocitrate to alpha ketoglutarate), with product IGIAPGANINYETGYAVFEATHGTAPKYAGQDKVNPGSVILSGEMMLRYLGWTEAADLIIKGLNAAIGQKTVTYDFARLMEGAKEVKCSEFAKEIVKNL from the coding sequence ATTGGCATTGCGCCTGGCGCAAACATCAACTACGAGACAGGCTACGCTGTCTTTGAAGCCACACACGGCACGGCACCAAAATATGCAGGACAAGACAAAGTCAATCCCGGCTCGGTGATTCTTTCGGGTGAGATGATGCTGCGCTATCTGGGTTGGACCGAAGCCGCCGACCTTATCATCAAAGGCTTGAACGCTGCCATCGGACAAAAGACCGTAACTTACGACTTCGCCCGCTTGATGGAAGGCGCAAAAGAAGTCAAGTGCTCAGAAT